Part of the uncultured Cohaesibacter sp. genome is shown below.
GGCCATCCACCAATGCCTTTTGCGCAGCTTCCCGCACCAGCCGTGGCGCTGGAGCCCCCGGTTGTCCAATTTCCATATGGACAATGTCTTTACCCTGCGCGGCCAGTGCATTAGCCTTGGCCATGATGTCCATCGCAAAGAAGGGTTCAATGGTGCCGCGCTTGGAAATAGTGAGCATTTATCTTTTCCTTTTGGCTCTTCCATTTGTCTGTGCCACATTTTCACCATGGCCGCAGGTAAGGATATTGCCGAATGTTTCGAATCCTTGCTGCCCAGACAGTAAGTGGCTTTGATCTCCGACAGATCTCTTCTGGGGATTGAGAAAATCAAAGAAGGTTGTGATCATGTTTGAGGGCTTTGGTATCAAGTCTTTGCGGAAAGTTCCACCCACTGCCAGGCAGAAACAGCATGGCATTCTTACCGCCATGCACCGAAAAGCCCTGTCGGCGCTGATGGTATCGCTCATTGGCCTGCAGCCTTTGCTGTTGGCAAGCACCCCGGCAAACGCTCAGGGTCGCAGCATCAAGCTGGTGCGCGATGCCGAAACCGAGGAATTGATCCGCGACTATGCCCGCCCGATCTTCGAAGCCGCTGGCCTCAAGTCAAACAACATCCGCATCCATCTGATCAACGACAGCCGCTTCAATGCTTTTGTTGTTGATAGCAAGCGCATGTTCATCAACACCGGCACCATCATCGACGCCAAGACCCCCAACGAGGTGATCGGCGTCATCGCCCACGAAACGGGCCACATTGCCGGTGGTCACATGATCCGCCTGCGTGAGGCAATGCGCCGCGCCCAGACCATCGCCGCCATCGGCATGCTGGCAGGCGCAGGAGCGATGGCCGCAGGTGCGGCGGCCGGCAGCCCGGATGCAACCCGAGTTGGGAGCGCGGTCGCAGCCGGGTCTACCGGCGTGGCCCAGCGCACCTTCCTCAGCTATGCCAGGACTGAAGAAACAGCAGCGGACCGTGCGGCTTTGCGCTATCTGGCCAAAACCGGACAATCGGCCAAGGGCATGCTGACCACCTTCGAGCGCTTTGCCGATCAGGCCCTGTTTTCCAGCCAGTATATGGACCCCTACATCCAGTCACACCCCCTGCCCCGCGACCGCATCGCACAAGTGGAGAATCTTGCCCAAAAGAGCAAATTCTTCAACCGGACTGATAGCGCCGCATTGCAGCAACGCCACGATCTGGCCCGCGCCAAGCTGGCAGCCTTCACCCAGGACCCGAAACGGGTTCTGCGCAGCTACAAGGGAAACGATCTGCCTAGCCTCTATGCACAGGCCATCGTGACCTATCGGATGGGCAACCGGAACAAGGCCATCAAGATGATCGATCAGCTTCTCGGCGCACAGCCGAACAATGCCTACTTCTGGGAGCTGAAGGGCCAGGTCTATCTGGAAACGGGACAGCCGGACAACGCCGTGGCCCCGCTCAACAAGGCGGTTTCCCTGAAGCCCAACGAGGGCATTCTGCGCGTCATGCTCGGTCAGGCAATCATTTCGTCCAAATCCAACCGCAACTATAGCGCCGCTGTCACGCATCTGCAGCGTGGCCTACAGAACGATCCGGATCTGGCTGTCGGCTATCGCTTCCTTGCCCAGGCCTACGAGAATCTGGGCCGCCGGGCTGAAGCCGAAATCGCCACCGCCAATGGTTACTTCGCGTCCGGCGACATTGCTTCCGCAAAAGCCATGGCGGCGCGCGCCCAGAAGAAGCTGAAACGCGGGTCTCCCGAATGGCTTCAGGCTGATGACATCATGTCCTACAAACAACCGAAGCTATAACAGACGAGAGACATGATGAAGGTCCGAGATTGGCCATTGAATGATATGAAACGCGTTGAACCCGGTGGTATTGCGATGCGGCTCCCCCGGAAGTGAGGCCAAAGGTCACAATCAAGTGAACAATTCAAGATTTGTCTCGAAACGCTTCCGTTCTGGCCTATTCTCCAACGCAGTTTTACCGATTACACCACTTGCTTATCCAGTTTGAAACGCTCTTTAGACGCACAAGGACGCCAAATCATGCGCCACAGATTTTCGCCAATTTCCTACCTGTTCGCAGCCCTCGCCCTCGTCGGCGTGACCAGCGCGCCAGCCAACGCGACGGAATTCAACAATCTGCAGAAGAAGGAAATCGAAACGATCATTTCCGACTACCTGCTTGAAAATCCGGACCTTATCCGCAAGGTCTTCACCATTCTCAGCCAGCAGGAAGCCGAGAAGCAGCAGCAGGCCGAACTGGAACGCGCCGAGAAGGCAAAGCAGGCCGTGGTGGAGCATCAGGACGAGATTTTCAATGGCAAGGACCAGATTGTGCTGGGCAACCCACAGGGCGATGTCACGCTTGTCGAGTTTATGGATTACAACTGTGGCTATTGCAAACAGGCCTTTGGCAGCATGCTCGAGCTGATGGACACAGACAAGAAATTGCGCGTTGTCCTCAAGGAGTGGCCAATTCTCGGCCCGCAGTCGCAGGAGGCAGCTCTGGTTGCCGTGGCTGTGACCAAGGCTGCACCGGACAAATACTGGGACTTCCACAAGGCCATGATGACCATGCGCGGTACGGCCAACAAGGAAACCGCCCTTCGTGAAGCCGAAAAACTTGGCATCTCTCGTGATGCTCTTGAGAAGCTCTACGAAGACAAGACGTCACGCGAACCGATCCAGGATGCCTACCGTCTGGCCGACGCCCTCAATCTGAATGGCACGCCGGGCTATGTGCTCGGAGACGAGGTCATTCCAGGCTACATTTCGCTTGAAGCCTTCGAGAGCAAGATTTCCAATCTGCGCAGCTGCGGCTCGACCAACTGCTGATCCTGATTGCGCAAAAACGGTCGTTATGCGGGCCTGAAAGTTCCGCAACAAACCCGTTCACGAAACACCGGAGACGAGGCGTACAAGGCGCCTCTCCCGCCTTTCCCCAGCAGCATTTTCCAAAGCTGGAAAATGCCACAATATGGTCATTTTTGCTGAAAATCATGACGATAAGTAGGAATGAAAAGCATTACCTCCCTTTTCGTATCTTTTCACTCAGCCAGGGACAGCCTATAAGAAACCAGACGAGTGGGCCGGACAACCGGGCCTGCGCCTGTCGCTTTGCCGAAATTCTGCGAAATTGGCAGGGCATGCAGTACATTCTCGCTTTAAAAAGTGCTCTAGCGCGGACTAAAAAATGACCAATACGCTCTTTGTTCTGAATGGCCCCAACCTCAATATGCTTGGTCTGAGAGAACCAGGCATCTATGGCGCAACCACCTTGAATGACATCAGGGACATGTGCGTCGAGAAGGCTGCATCAATGGGCTGGACGGTTGATTTCCGCCAGAGCAATTACGAAGGTGTCCTCATCGACTGGATTCAGGAAGCCCGTGAAAAATCCCGCGGGATTGTCATCAACCCGGCAGCCTATACGCACACATCCGTTGCGCTGCAGGACGCCATTCGGGCAGTCAGCCTGCCAGTCATCGAAGTGCATCTTTCAAACATTCACGCACGCGAATCCTTCCGCCATCATTCCTTTGTTTCTCCCGCAGCGCTTGGCGTCATTTGTGGGCTGAACGCAAAAGGCTATACAGTGGCGATCGAAGCGCTCGTGGAGCATCTGGAAAAGTCTCAGGCCTGATGCCTGCGTACCAACAGGCTCCCAAACCATGAGAACCTGGTATTAAACCAATGGAATGCGAACATATGACCAAAGAGAAAAGCAAACTTGATCCTGATTTCATTCGTCAGCTGGCGGAGCTGGTAAAGTCCCAAGACCTGACGGAAATTGAAATCGAGCAGGACGACTTGCGTATTCGTGTTGCCCGCGAAATCGTGGTGCAGCAGGCCGTAGCAGCAGCCCAGCCAGCCGCATATGCAGCAGCGGCTCCGCTTGCAGCGCCAGCAGCCGCTCCGGCCGCAGCCGGCAAGGACGCTGATGCAAATCTGGCAAACGCAGTTCGCTCGCCGATGGTCGGCACCGCCTATCTTTGTCCGGAACCCGGCGCAGCAGCTTTCGTTGCCGTCGGCGACCAGGTCAAGCTTGGCGATACGCTGATGATCGTTGAAGCGATGAAAACCATGAACCAGATTCCTGCCACCAAAGCCGGCAAAATCACGGCGATCCTGGTGGAAGACGGCCAGCCAGTCGAGTTCGACGAGCCACTGGTCATCATTGAATAATCAGGAATTTAGGGGAAATCCATGTTTTCAAAGGTTCTGATCGCAAACCGGGGCGAAATCGCCCTTCGGGTGTTGCGAGCCTGCAAGGAACTGGGCATCCAGACAGTGGCCATCCATTCCACTGCCGATGCCGAGGCAATGCATGTCAAACTGGCGGACGAAAGCGTCTGTATTGGCCCTCCGTCGGCACGCGACAGCTATCTCAATATCCCGCAGATTCTGGCCGCCTGCGAAATCACCGGCGCTGATGCCGTGCATCCCGGCTATGGCTTCCTTTCCGAAAATGCGCGTTTTGCGCAGATTCTGGAAGAGCACAAGATCGGCTTCATCGGCCCGAGCGCTGAACACATCCGCATCATGGGTGACAAGATCGCTGCCAAGCAGACCGCAAAACGGCTAGGCATTCCGGTCGTTCCCGGCTCGGAAGGTGGCGTTGACAGCCCGGAAGAGGCCAAGCGTGTGGCAGCCGAAATGGGCTATCCCATTCTGATCAAGGCGGCCTCTGGCGGCGGCGGCAAGGGTATGCAGGTGGTTCATTCTGAAGACAAGATCGGCCTTGCCTTCACGACGGCCCGCTCCGAGGCTCTGGCCAACTTCGGCGACGCAACGGTCTATATCGAGAAGTATCTCGAAAAGCCACGCCATATCGAAGTACAGGTCATGGGCGACGGCAAGGGCCACGCCATCCATCTGGGTGAACGCGACTGCTCGCTGCAGCGCCGTCATCAGAAGGTCTGGGAAGAAGCACAGTCACCGGCCCTCAACGCGGAACAGCAGAAGCGCATCGGCGAGATCTGCGCCACGGCCATGCAGGGTCTGGGCTATTCCGGCGCTGGCACGATCGAGTTCCTGTATGAGAATGGCGAGTTCTATTTCATCGAAATGAACACCCGCCTGCAGGTGGAACATCCTGTCACCGAGTCCATCACCCGCATCGACCTTGTCAACGAACAGCTGAAGGTTGCCTGCGGTGCCGGTCTCGACATCAGACAGGAAGATGTGGTTTTCCAAGGCCATGCCATCGAATGCCGCATCAACGCGGAAAACCCGGAAACCTTCGTCCCGTCACCGGGCAAGATCACCTATTACCACCCACCGGGGGGTCTTGGGGTTCGAGTCGATTCCGGCGTTTATCAGGGCTATTCAATTCCGCCCTATTATGACAGCCTTATCGGCAAACTGATCGTCACCGGCCGCAACCGCGTTGAATGCATGATGCGTCTCAGACGTGCGCTGGACGAGTTCGTGGTGGATGGCATCCAGACCACCCTGCCTCTGTTCCGCAAACTGGTGGACGAGCCGGATATCGCCAATGGTGCCTATGACATCCACTGGCTGGAAAAATATCTCGGCATGAAGTAGGCCGCCCGAATATCCATTCGGTACAACATCTTGGAGGACCGCGCGTTTCGCGCGGTCTTTTTGCATCATCGGGGACGCCGATAAAGACAGTTCAAAGAGAGCCGTGATACAGTTTCTGCCATGACAGACGATTCATCCTCATTGGAAATCACCCCCCAGATCCTGCTCAGGGCCTACGCCTGCGGCATTTTCCCCATGTCCGAGGGGGCCGACGATCCGACCCTGTTCTGGATCGAGCCGGAGATGCGCGGCATCATTCCGCTGGATGCCTTTCATGTTCCCAAGCGGATGGCCAGAACCATGCGCACCACCTCCTTCTGGATCAGGGTCGACACGGACTTTGGCGGTGTCATGGATGCCTGCGCGGAGGCCGCCCCCGATCGTCCGACCACATGGATCAACGAGCAGATCCACGAGCTTTATCGCGAGCTGTTCACCATGGGCCACGCCCATTCCGTCGAGGTCTGGGACGACGACAAGTTGGTCGGCGGGCTCTATGGAGTCAGTCTGGGGCGGGCCTTCTTTGGCGAGAGCATGTTCTCCCGGGCACGCGATACCTCCAAGATGGCCCTCATCCATCTCGTCGAGCGCCTCATCGCCGGCGGCTACACCCTTCTCGACACCCAGTTCATCACCGATCATCTCAAGCAGTTCGGCACGATCGAAATTCCAAAGGTGGAATATCATGCCCTGCTGGATCACGCGATGCGCTCCTCGGCGGATTTCTACGCCATCGACAAGCAATGACGGTGCTGGCGGAACTGCACGCATCCAACCACAAGCCCCAAAAGCGCAAAAAGCCGGACATGATCCGGCTTTTCTTTCGGGCCTCTCGCTGAGGCTTGCCTCTTGGAAGTGTGCCAAAGTCTAGTTCGGCTTGGGCACTTCGGTCTCCCGCTTGCAACCAACCAGCCAGACGTCATAGACCGGATGCTCCACGGCATTCATGCCCGGGCTGGAAGCGAACATCCAGCCGGTAAAGATCCTGCGCACCTTGCGCTCAAGAGTGATCTCGTCCACCTCGACAAATGCCGTCTCTTCCTGACGTTCCGTTTCAGGGCGCGTATAGCAAACCCGCGGCGTCACCTGCAGCGAGCCGAATTGAACGGTCTCGTCGATATAGACGTCGAACTGGATCATCCGGGCTGTGATCTTATCCAGGCCAGCGAAGGTGGCAACCGGATTGGCAACCTCCTGTGCGGCAGCCTGAAAGGATAGCAAACACACAACAGAAAACAGAGAAGCGAGTGTCAGTCGTCCCGGCATCCAGCCCCATTTGCAGCCCACCAAAAAATTCATCAGTTTCTCCGGCTATCAGGCGGAAAGCATGTCACCGGCACCACCAGGGCACTGGCCACTCAACAGCCCTTCAATCATTAAACTGGGTCCGGGACAAACCACTTGCCCATCAAGACATCTGCGCCTCTTTGCGCCTGCGGCAGCACGCTCACCACCGGAAAACACAATAATCAGACCACGAAAATCGCACAACCAACCCGTTCCTAGCCCTGTTTCAGGGCCAAAGGCAAGGCTGATTTGCCGATTCCCCCGTCTTGCGTTGGCGGAACAGGCATCAGACGGTGTTATGCAGCAAAAAAGTCAATAGTTTGACGGACTTTGCCAAACCGCACCAATGGAGGCAAAAACCGGGTTCAGGGCGTCCACGCTTCATAGTCGGGATGCGATTCGGCGGGCTTTTGTGACGAAAGCAATGACCCGGCCGGGCGATAGGCACGCGCGGTGCCGGTCATGTTGGGCTGATGCGCCCGCTCCCACGGCCAATGCGGCGCCTCGTCCTGACTGGGTGCCACATCGGTACGATAGTGCATCCAGCCATGCCATCCGGCAGGAATGCGGCTGGCTTCTGACGGGTCGGCATAGACCACCCAGCGGCGCTCGCCCCTGCGGACGTCGGCGTAACTCGCGTTTTTCGGAACCTTTTGCTTGTAATAGCTATTTCCGAATTCGTCCTTGCCGACGAACTCTCCGAACCGTTTGGTGTGTAGCCAGGTTCCGAATGTGGTGTTCCCCCACCAGGTGAACAGCAAGAGCAGAAATTTCTTCATGACGTCCCACATGTCAGCAATTCAAACGCGAGACACTATGACTACATATTTACGCGGATGTCCAGAGAAACGGGCAAAAAATCCGACGAATGGATCACCCAAGACAAACGCCTGGCAGGAAGGCTGGACCTATCGGCGACCACGTCCAACGCTGGCATAGCGCGGTGAGCGCGACGGTCGTGTGCTGGTTCCCGTACCGGACGAATCCTTCCGGCTCAGACTGCTGCCACGCCAGCCGGACGAGCTTTGGCTGTGTGGCTTGTCGGCATCGCTCTCAAGTTCTAGTGGGTTGTGCATGATACGATCGGCCGCCCGCTGCTGTTTCTTGGCGTCCGGCAAGGTCTGTTCATGGAACTGCCGCGCCTTCTCCAGCGACCGCAGCCGTGAGCGTTTCTCTTCCAGCACCTCATGCATGCCGTCGATCACATAACGATCGCCATCAAGACGCATCAGACGCTTGTCGCTGCACAGGGACCGCAGCCGTTGTTGCAGGGCGGCCGATGACATGGGTTTGGCCAGCACATGATGTGCCCCGGTTTCAAACAGTTTGGCCACACGCTGCTCTGTCGCATAGGCGGTGATCACGATGACGGGAATGAAGCTTAGCGGCTCCATGGTGCCGCGACGAATGAGGCTGAGCAACTGCAGGCCGGACATCGGCGCCATGTTGAGATCCGTGATGATCACATTTGGTGGCTCATGCATGATGGCATGCAAGGCGGCATCCCCGCGATCATAGGAACGCACCCGAGCAACCTTCATCGAGGATATCATTGATCGAATCATCGTTAGCACCGATTTGGAGTCATCAACGATCACGATGTCCAACGATTCGATACTCAGCCCATATGCGGCATGATGCTCCATAGATCCGTCCAACCTGCTGTTTTATGGTCTTTTTTTAT
Proteins encoded:
- a CDS encoding M48 family metalloprotease: MHRKALSALMVSLIGLQPLLLASTPANAQGRSIKLVRDAETEELIRDYARPIFEAAGLKSNNIRIHLINDSRFNAFVVDSKRMFINTGTIIDAKTPNEVIGVIAHETGHIAGGHMIRLREAMRRAQTIAAIGMLAGAGAMAAGAAAGSPDATRVGSAVAAGSTGVAQRTFLSYARTEETAADRAALRYLAKTGQSAKGMLTTFERFADQALFSSQYMDPYIQSHPLPRDRIAQVENLAQKSKFFNRTDSAALQQRHDLARAKLAAFTQDPKRVLRSYKGNDLPSLYAQAIVTYRMGNRNKAIKMIDQLLGAQPNNAYFWELKGQVYLETGQPDNAVAPLNKAVSLKPNEGILRVMLGQAIISSKSNRNYSAAVTHLQRGLQNDPDLAVGYRFLAQAYENLGRRAEAEIATANGYFASGDIASAKAMAARAQKKLKRGSPEWLQADDIMSYKQPKL
- a CDS encoding DsbA family protein, with the protein product MRHRFSPISYLFAALALVGVTSAPANATEFNNLQKKEIETIISDYLLENPDLIRKVFTILSQQEAEKQQQAELERAEKAKQAVVEHQDEIFNGKDQIVLGNPQGDVTLVEFMDYNCGYCKQAFGSMLELMDTDKKLRVVLKEWPILGPQSQEAALVAVAVTKAAPDKYWDFHKAMMTMRGTANKETALREAEKLGISRDALEKLYEDKTSREPIQDAYRLADALNLNGTPGYVLGDEVIPGYISLEAFESKISNLRSCGSTNC
- the aroQ gene encoding type II 3-dehydroquinate dehydratase, which encodes MTNTLFVLNGPNLNMLGLREPGIYGATTLNDIRDMCVEKAASMGWTVDFRQSNYEGVLIDWIQEAREKSRGIVINPAAYTHTSVALQDAIRAVSLPVIEVHLSNIHARESFRHHSFVSPAALGVICGLNAKGYTVAIEALVEHLEKSQA
- the accB gene encoding acetyl-CoA carboxylase biotin carboxyl carrier protein — encoded protein: MTKEKSKLDPDFIRQLAELVKSQDLTEIEIEQDDLRIRVAREIVVQQAVAAAQPAAYAAAAPLAAPAAAPAAAGKDADANLANAVRSPMVGTAYLCPEPGAAAFVAVGDQVKLGDTLMIVEAMKTMNQIPATKAGKITAILVEDGQPVEFDEPLVIIE
- the accC gene encoding acetyl-CoA carboxylase biotin carboxylase subunit, whose translation is MFSKVLIANRGEIALRVLRACKELGIQTVAIHSTADAEAMHVKLADESVCIGPPSARDSYLNIPQILAACEITGADAVHPGYGFLSENARFAQILEEHKIGFIGPSAEHIRIMGDKIAAKQTAKRLGIPVVPGSEGGVDSPEEAKRVAAEMGYPILIKAASGGGGKGMQVVHSEDKIGLAFTTARSEALANFGDATVYIEKYLEKPRHIEVQVMGDGKGHAIHLGERDCSLQRRHQKVWEEAQSPALNAEQQKRIGEICATAMQGLGYSGAGTIEFLYENGEFYFIEMNTRLQVEHPVTESITRIDLVNEQLKVACGAGLDIRQEDVVFQGHAIECRINAENPETFVPSPGKITYYHPPGGLGVRVDSGVYQGYSIPPYYDSLIGKLIVTGRNRVECMMRLRRALDEFVVDGIQTTLPLFRKLVDEPDIANGAYDIHWLEKYLGMK
- the aat gene encoding leucyl/phenylalanyl-tRNA--protein transferase, translated to MTDDSSSLEITPQILLRAYACGIFPMSEGADDPTLFWIEPEMRGIIPLDAFHVPKRMARTMRTTSFWIRVDTDFGGVMDACAEAAPDRPTTWINEQIHELYRELFTMGHAHSVEVWDDDKLVGGLYGVSLGRAFFGESMFSRARDTSKMALIHLVERLIAGGYTLLDTQFITDHLKQFGTIEIPKVEYHALLDHAMRSSADFYAIDKQ
- a CDS encoding DUF2155 domain-containing protein — protein: MPGRLTLASLFSVVCLLSFQAAAQEVANPVATFAGLDKITARMIQFDVYIDETVQFGSLQVTPRVCYTRPETERQEETAFVEVDEITLERKVRRIFTGWMFASSPGMNAVEHPVYDVWLVGCKRETEVPKPN
- a CDS encoding NADH:ubiquinone oxidoreductase subunit NDUFA12, translating into MKKFLLLLFTWWGNTTFGTWLHTKRFGEFVGKDEFGNSYYKQKVPKNASYADVRRGERRWVVYADPSEASRIPAGWHGWMHYRTDVAPSQDEAPHWPWERAHQPNMTGTARAYRPAGSLLSSQKPAESHPDYEAWTP
- a CDS encoding response regulator, translating into MEHHAAYGLSIESLDIVIVDDSKSVLTMIRSMISSMKVARVRSYDRGDAALHAIMHEPPNVIITDLNMAPMSGLQLLSLIRRGTMEPLSFIPVIVITAYATEQRVAKLFETGAHHVLAKPMSSAALQQRLRSLCSDKRLMRLDGDRYVIDGMHEVLEEKRSRLRSLEKARQFHEQTLPDAKKQQRAADRIMHNPLELESDADKPHSQSSSGWRGSSLSRKDSSGTGTSTRPSRSPRYASVGRGRR